The Streptomyces cyanogenus DNA segment TCCGCTCCGGGTCGAACAGCACCAGGTCGGCGTGCCAGCCCTGCGCCACCCGTCCCCGCTCGCGCAGCCCGAAGAGCCGCGCCGGATCGTCGGTCAGCATCTTCACCGCCTGCTCCAGGCCGACCAGCTTCCGGCCGCGCAGGCAGTCCCCGAGGAACCGTGTGGTGTACGGCGCCCCGCACATCCGGTCCAGGTGGGCGCCCGCGTCCGAGCCGCCGAGCAGGACGTCCTCGTGCCGCCAGGTCTCGGCGCGCAGCGCCCAGGAGGCCGGGTCGTTGTCGCTCGGCATGGGCCACAGCACGGTCCGCAGCCCGTCCTGGGCGCAGATCTCCACCAGGCAGGCGAACGGGTCCTGTCCGCGCTCCTCGGCGATGTCCCGCACGACCCGTCCGGTCAGGCCCCGGTTGGCCTCGCTGTAGGTGTCCCCGATGACGTACCGGCCGAAGTCGGTGAGCCGCCGGAAGACGCCGGCCTCCCTGGACCGGGCCCGGCGCAGCATCTCCGCCCGGACGGCCGGGTCCCGCAGCCGGGCGATGCGCTCGGGCACGGGCAGCCCCAGGACCGGGCCCCAGCCCGGTATGAGGTTGAGCGCGCAGAAGGTCCCCAGCGACATGTTCATCGGCGTCAGGATCGGCATGGTGAGCGCCACCACCCGCCCGCCGGCCTTCCGCGCCCGCTCGCTCGCGCTCAGCTGCCGCGGCACCCGTTCCGGGACGGCCGCGTCGATGGTGAGCACGTTCCAGTTCAGCGGCCGCCCGGCCACCGCGCTCATCTCCACCAGCAGATCGATCTCGTCGTCGCCGAACTGGTCCAGGCACCCCGCGACGATCGCCTCGATCTGCGTGCCCTCGTGCTCGCCGACGGCACGGCAGAGGGCCAGCAGCTCCGCCGGCTCCGCATGCCGGGAGGCCACCGGCCGCCCGTCCCCGTCGGAGTGCGTACCGGACTGCGTGGTCGACAGCCCCCAGGCGCCGGCGTCCATCGCCTCGCGCAACAGCCGCACCATCGCGTCGAGCCGGCCGGCCGTCGGCTGCCCGCCGACCGCCTCCGGCCCCATCACGTACCGCCGCAGCGCGCAGTGCCCCACCATGAACCCGGCGTTCACGGCGATCCGGCCCTCCAGGGCGTCCAGGTACTCCCCGAACGAATGCCAGTTCCAGGGCGCCCCCTCCTCCAGCGCCACCAGGGACATCCCCTCCACCTTGGACATCATCCGCCGGGTGTAGTCGGCGTCCTCGGGGCGGTCGGGATGCAGCGGGGCCAGGGTGAACCCGCAGTTCCCGGCGGCCACGGTGGTCACCCCGTGGTTGAGGGAGGGCGTGGCGTACGGGTCCCAGAAGAGCTGGGCGTCGTAGTGGGTGTGGGGGTCGACGAAGCC contains these protein-coding regions:
- a CDS encoding N-acyl-D-amino-acid deacylase family protein, which translates into the protein MLDHLIKGVTVVDGTGAPGYTADVGIRAGRIAAIGRITGEARTTEDATGLVLTPGFVDPHTHYDAQLFWDPYATPSLNHGVTTVAAGNCGFTLAPLHPDRPEDADYTRRMMSKVEGMSLVALEEGAPWNWHSFGEYLDALEGRIAVNAGFMVGHCALRRYVMGPEAVGGQPTAGRLDAMVRLLREAMDAGAWGLSTTQSGTHSDGDGRPVASRHAEPAELLALCRAVGEHEGTQIEAIVAGCLDQFGDDEIDLLVEMSAVAGRPLNWNVLTIDAAVPERVPRQLSASERARKAGGRVVALTMPILTPMNMSLGTFCALNLIPGWGPVLGLPVPERIARLRDPAVRAEMLRRARSREAGVFRRLTDFGRYVIGDTYSEANRGLTGRVVRDIAEERGQDPFACLVEICAQDGLRTVLWPMPSDNDPASWALRAETWRHEDVLLGGSDAGAHLDRMCGAPYTTRFLGDCLRGRKLVGLEQAVKMLTDDPARLFGLRERGRVAQGWHADLVLFDPERIDAGRARLVHDLPGDSPRLDSRALGVRAVWVNGVEAIRDDVVTGAVPGKVLRSGRDTRTVSTR